From the Capnocytophaga sp. oral taxon 878 genome, the window TAACTGTACCAATACAGGTGCCTGCGAAGTAGAATGCCCTAAAGGTATTTCGCTTGAAAATATCGCACGCCTCAACCGTGAGTACTTAAAAGCAAGCATTAGATAATTTGTCGATTTGCTGATTTGCTGATTTGGCAATGTAGTAATAAAAAAACTGCCCTAAAATAATTTGGGGTAGTTTTTTTGTTGTATATTTGTGCCTTAAACTTATAACACCAATGGAAACAACCGATAAAACTCTCTCGGATTTTAGAACGTAACAAGTCACAAAGATAACTGCTTTTATAAAGTTTAATTTTAAAAATAAAAAAATATCAGTAAGACTGACATAACCCATTTTTAAGACGTAATATTTAAAAATACTAAATCTATAAGCAACAAACATACTATCATAGAGTAAAGAATACTACTTTAAATACAAATAAAACAACAAAATGATAATCATACTTAATATATTTTTAGCTTTACTACTCTTACTACTCTTATGGAGTATCATACAAACAGCTTCGCTCATTCTTGTTATAAAAAAGGTGCGAAAAGCTAATTGGAAAGAATGGATTAATATAATTATAGCATTTCTAAAGACAAGAACTGAACGTAAAGTTTTTTATAGATTTATGGCAGCAGAACTTATTCTTGCAGGAGGAGTAATACCGGAAATACCTAAAATTGTACTTAAGTTTAGACATGCTGATACAGAAGTAAACTTATGGCTTGAATTATCTCAAAACTCTGAATGGTTGAGTTTTGGGGTAGCAGTGCTAATTGCTTTTGGTTATTTTATCTATCTTTGGCTGTCTAATAAAAAGAAACCTGAAGAGTGGCAAAGAATAGTTGAGGCATGTAGTTTGATAGATGAAGAATTTAACTTTATCCCTACACAGAAGTGGTTTGAGGATCAAAATGCCAAACAGATTAGAAATCTAGATAAGCGTTACTCAGAAGAAAGAAATTTTCCATTTGAGGATATGGATTTTGCGTTAGCTTCATTGCATATTGCTGATAGATTCAAGCCCTTGCTTAAAAAAGATATAAGCAAATTCAAAAATACACTTCGGACATTTATTGAAAGTATAGATAAAGAACCTTATTATTCTGACTTATCTACTCAGTGTAAATTCCTTGCTGAAAAGATAGATAGCTTAAGTGGAACAGCAACTTCTTATATTGAATTAAGAGAATCAGTAAATGGATTCCTCTCTATATTTAACAATTTCTACTACGATTCTCAAAATAACAATAGAAATGACATTCTAACAAAAGGGAATTTTATTCGTGAAGATGGATATATCTTACAGAAAGTGCTTTCCAATAGTTGGATTGGGTTCAGGAAGCATCATACAATTATAATTACAGGTGTTGCCGGTGCAGGAAAGTCTCATCTTATAGGTGACATGGTTACTCAACGTAAACGTGCTAATGAACCATCTATATTACTTTTAGGACAACATTTTACATCGTCATCTGATCCGCTCTCCCAAATTCGAGAGTTGTTGGATGTAAAATGTAGAAAGGAAAGGTTACTTGGACAGCTTGACAATTATGGTAAACGAATAGGGAAACCGGTAGTCATATTTATTGATGCTATTAACGAAGGAGCTGGTGATGACTTATGGAGCAAATTTCTGTTGAACCTTCTGCAAAGTATAGAGTCATATGAGTATCTGCGGCTCGTTATAAGTTTTCGTATATCTGATCGCAAAAATTGGTTTTATGATATTGCTCATAATTTTGAATACGCAGTATATCAACATCATGGATTTAAAGGACATGAGAGAGAAGCATGTGAGTACATGTTTTCGTCTTTTGGTATAGAGCAGCCAACTTGGCCTGTATATGGAGAAGAATTCTCAAATCCTCTTTTCTTAATCAAATATTGTCGCAATCATGAAAGAAGTCAACGCCCACTGGTGTTTACAAATTTCTGGACAACTATTCTAGAATATTGTGATGATACCAATCATGAAATAGCGATAAGTTTTAAGTATAACGAAGCTCAAAATCTTGTAACTAAAGCACTACGTTCGGTAGCAGAGTTAATGGTTACAGCTCGTAGTCGTTATAATATTGAATATCAAGTTATAATGAAACGGTTGGCTCAGGATGCTCAATACACTAAGGCTCCTAATGAATTCTTTGAATTGCTGATAGATGAGGGATTATTAAGAACGGATATCCATAATGGTGTCACATATGTAAATTTTGGTTTTGAAAGGATAGGCGATTATTTTATCGCAGAACATCTGATTTCAAATGCTCCAGCGAAGGAATGGTTCAAATATAATTTGGGAAATCTTTCTGAAGCTTTAGCAATTCTTGTTCCCTCAATTAAAGATAAAGAACTAATAGAACTAGTTGAGAAAAATGATAAGGAAAAAGCGCTTCAAGCATTTATTGATAGTGCAATGTGGAGAGATAGTTTCACTGTGAAAGGAGATGAATTGATATCTAAAATAATAGAGGTAAAAGAATATGGTTTGATGTTTGAAATTATATTATCTTGCCCTTACAGAACAGATGTAGCTTCAAACGGATTTGCTTTGTATGATATGTTATGGAATTTAAGTATGGTGCAACGAGACGCTATATGGACTATTTTAATTTCCTCTCCTTCTTCACATCAAAGTAGTCAACTTATGGATTTGGCACGATGGGGGTGCGAAGCTTCGGAAAATACTCTAAATTCGATAGATAATCAGATAGCTAAGGCATGTCTTGAGACTTTGGTATGGACACTATCCACTACTTGGCGAGAACTGAGAGATTGTGCTACACATGCCATTGTAAATATTTTAGTTCAGCATAAAAAACTTCTTCTACCATTACTAGAGAAATACTATTTTGTTAATGATCCTTACATTCAAGAACGTTTGTGGTGTGCTGTCTATGGAGCGTTACTCCTAATGCAAGATGATAAAAATAGCTGTACAGTTGCACAGTGGGTATATAGTAACGTCTTCGTCAAGAAACATGTACCTGAACACATTTTGGTGCGTGACTATGCTTGTAATATTGTAGAGTTTGGTATTAGTAGAGGTTTGGATATAAGGATAGAACAGGGACACATAAAAGTTCCCTTTACAGACGGGACCTTACCTCCCATTCCTTCAAACGATGAAATTACTGCAAAGTATGATAGAGATTGGAAAACAGTTCCAGAAAATGAACGAGATGTATATATGGTTCAGCACTCAATATTATCGTCTATGGCTCCAGAGTATGGAGTAAGAAGTTATGGAGATTTTGGAAGATATGTATTCCAATCTAATCTTGGTGGCTTTGGGGAGAATGTAGAGATGTTGTCGAATTGGGCCATACATATGATATTTGAAGAGTATGGATATGATCCTAATGTTTTTGTTCACTTCGATAAGAACAACGATAGCCATAATCGGTCTCATGGCAAAATTGAACGTATAGGAAAGAAATATCAGTGGATAGCCATGTATCGCATTATGGCTCGGATGTTAGACAAATACCCTGATAAAGATTGGAGTAATGAATGGTCTGATCCTGTACGAAGAGCCAGAACTATTGACCCTACAATATATCCTGGGCGTAAGTCATTACATCATCAGAGCAAATATAAACTTCCTGATTTTGATATATCGGTACCGAAAAATGATCTCAAATGGTTGAAGACGTGGAAAAATATGCCAAGAATTAGGGAGTATGTTCTTATTACTGATGAAGATGGAATTGAATGGGTAAATTTATTTTCATACAGCAAGTTTGTGCATGAACCAGATGACGATAAAGCTCTTATAAGAGATTTATGGACTTTCATACAGGCATATGTTGTCAATAAGGAGGCCTTGAGTACTGTGTGTGACAACTTATACCATATAGGAATTGAAGGACGTTTCTTTCATGAGAATAACGAGATTTACAATGTATTTACTCGTGAATTTTATTGGTCGACAGCTTATAAGAATGCTGTAAGTATTGAGAACCACAAAAGAATACCATTCTCTGTAGGACATAAGATTTTCGATGAAATTATCATGGAACCTGCTTATTTGCAGTACACCCTCTCATATGACGATGATGTGTCATCCGATGATTTTGTCAATCTGCTTCTGCCTAATGAGTGGTTATTCAATGGGCTCCAATTGAAATTTTCTAATGATGTTGGAGTATGGGTGAATGATAAAAATGAGATTGTTGTATTGGATAACTATATGTTCTCAAGTGGTCATAGTGCATTATTAGTTCGTAAGGACTATCTTCTCAATTATCTCAATGCTAATGGGAAGGTAATGTTTTGGCCTATATTAACAGAGAGAATGATTCGTTCAAAAAAGATGGGGTATGCTAATCGTACTCAGAATGGGGGATATGCTTATATGGATGAAAGAGGTATTATACATCAAAAAATTAGATGTTATGAGCCTTCAAATATAGAAAAGAAATATTTAAAGCTTAAAAGTCTTATTGACAAGAAAACTAATATTGTTCTATTTTGGCTGCACAAACACCATTTTATTTAGTCATCAAAAAAATAAGAAGGCGGAGTTATATTATAGCATAGGCTATATGCATTTAAGAAGTTCTAAAATATATGTCCTATCTATTATATGTCAAGACTTAGAATTGTCTATAAAGAGTTTAATTATTTGGGTCAAAAGAGTTTTTAGAAACTCTTTGAGTAAATTATTTATTGTTCTGAAATCAACGGTAGTATAACCCAAAAGTTACATAAAAACAGATGTTTTCATTTAAGACTTGGGCTATTTTAATGAAAGAATAAATATTAGAAAAATAGCCATAGAAGAGTATTTTTGTCATTGTACAAGGGTGGTAGGCAGAACAGCTCCTCCCTTATATTTTTTGAGAATATCAGTTATATCTAATTGATTAACAAGAACCATTTCTACTAATTTAGTAGAATGGTTATTATCTATCCTATCAAACATATTTTCGGAAGGGGTATTGAAAATTTTGCCTATTTCAGTTTTAAATGATACTTTTGTCATAGTGTTTTGGGAGCAACAGAAATACAAAAATTGTGATATAATGGATAAAAATGAGGCTATTCGAAAAAATAACCTCATTATTTTTTTAACTTAACCAAAACCGTTCTAAAACTTTTTAAGCAGGCTCTTTTTTTACTTCAAAAATTGGTTATTTTTTTCTTAAGATGGGGTTTAACTCCTCATCATTGTACATCTTCATTTGTTTATAGACTTTCATATACTTGCGACCTGCGGCGATATCGTCTAAAAGCTGGTTGAGAGCCGTTGAAAGGTCTTTTTTCTGTTCGAGGAGTACGTTGAGCTTTTCTTGGCATTTGGCGCGATGCTCGGGTGTGGCATCGGGGCGGTTTACTTCTTCCTGCATGTGGTATATTTTGAGGGCTAAGATAGAAAGCCTATCGACTGCCCACGCGGGACTCTCGGTATTGATGGTGGCTGTAGGAAGAGGCTTGACATCTTTATAGAAATCTAGAAAATAGCTATCGATGTATTCGACCATATCGGTGCGATCTTGGTTGGATGAATCGATTTTGCGTTTGAGGTCGAGAGCAGCGACAGGATCGATGTGAGGGTCGCGAATGATATCCTCATAATGCCACTGTACGGTATCAATCCAATTCTTTCGATAAAGCAAGTGATTGAGGAGATCGGTAGAGGGATAGGGGTTGGTGAAGGGTTGGTATACATCATCGGCAATGTGGTATTGTGCGATGCTTTCTTCAAATACTTTAAATGCTTTTTCGCTGAACATAAGTTGTAATTTTTTTGCAAATATATATCATTTTCTTTAATAAATCAATGTTTTTGTGTAACTTTGCCAAAAATTATTGTTATAGTATGAGATTTTTAGTTTTTTTTATTAGCTTTTTTAGTTTTTGTAATATGAGTGTTATAGCACAGAACAGTTCTGATAATCAGACAATTTACCAATTTACTGTAGAGGACATCAACGGTAAAGATTTTGCTTTTTCAGCCCTTAAAGGGAAGAAAATTATGATTGTGAATACGGCTTCGAAATGTGGCCTTACTCCGCAATATAAAGATTTGGAGGCCTTGTATGAGAAGTACAAGGATAAGGATTTTGTGATTGTGGGCTTTCCTGCTAATAACTTTTTGGGGCAGGAACCTGGTAGTAATGAGCAGATTGCTACGTTTTGCAGTTTGAATTACGGTGTTACATTCCCTATGATGGCAAAGATTTCGGTTAAGGGAAAGAATATGCACCCTGTGTATGAGTTTTTGACGCAGAAGGCTAAGAATGGCTTGGAGGATAGCAAGGTGCAGTGGAATTTTCAGAAGTACCTAATTGGCAGGGATGGCAAATTAGAGAAAGTAATTGGCCCGAGAACGCTTCCTTTTGCAGAAGAGATTGTGCAATGGATAGAGGAGTAGTGTAATGATGAAGAGGTTTTTGGCGGATTACCGTTACATTACTATTTTGTGGTTTGCGCTGGCTTTTGTGCCGGTGCTGCTGAATGTTTGGATTGCGGGGCGCTTCAATAATTATCTTATTTTTGATGGGGTTTTTTGGCATACTATTAGGCAGTTACCGTTGTATGTGGCTTATCCTGATGAGTATTTTGATACGAACCATTATGGGGTACTGTTTAGTGCGGTGATTGCTCCGTTTGCTATTTTGCCTAAGTGGTTGGGCTGTAGCTTGTGGATTATTGCCAATGCGGGCTTTTTATACTGGGCTGTGCGGCAGTTACCTTTATCAAAAAAGGGGATTATTGTGGTGCTGCTGATTGCTGCTCATGATTTATATACGGCGGCATCGATGCAGCAGTTTAACATCAGTGTGATAGGGCTGCTGGTGGGTGCTTTTGTATTTGTGGAGCGCAAACAGAGCCATTGGGCGACGCTGCTCATTGTGATAGGTACGCTTACTAAGCTATATGGCATAGTGGGGTTGGCTTTCTTTTTTTTCGCCCAAGATAAGTGGCGATTTGTATGGAGTGGACTGCTATGGCTGGGGGCGCTGTTTTGCTTACCAATGTTATATTCATCGGGGGAGTATGTGGTTCAGGCGTATTACGATTGGTATGCCTCACTTTCGGAAAAGAATGTATCGAACTTAGGGACAGCTACTTACAACTTGCAGAACTTATCGGTTTTGGGTTTTTTGCAGCGCACGGGGATTTACAATAATAATGGGGTGGTGATATTGATTGGCTTGTTATTATTGGGTTTGTGCTTTTTGAAATTCAAAAAATATAAGGATTTGGATTTCAGGCTGCTAATGTTATCGGCTGTGAGTATGTTTTTGTGTTTGTTCAGTACTGGAACTGAAAATAGTACTTATGTGGTGGCTTATGTGGGGATTGGTATATGGTTTGCGGTGAGTAGACTGCCACAATGGCTGAAAGTTGTGCTATTGGTGGGGGCGATATTGGGCTCATTATCACCAACGGATATTTTTAAGCCTTTGAAAGAGGGGTATATTATTAGATATTCACTGCGGGCTGTGCCTGTGATGCTTGTGTGGCTGGCTGTGATATGGGAAGGTTTTTGGGGCGTAGGAGATACTAAGGAAATGAGAAAAATATAGCGTTTTGTTATTTTTTTTGTGATTTTTGCAAAAAGAAGGTTTAGGTATAAAACGGCTGACTATCAGCAAAGTAAGGCTTATCCTTCGTTTATAGTTCGTTTATAGTTCGTTATTCGTTCGTTTATCCATCATTCATTCTCTATATTTTTTTTGCTTATCTTAGCTGTAAGGTGATTGATTATTAAGGGATTGCTTTTTTATACTTAAAGGGAAACTAAGGTGAGAAAAAATTGAAAGATTGGCAATAAAAATGGAAAAAAGATGATAATTTCTCATTTTTTGGGTTTGGGGTAATAGGTTTTATGGCTATAGGGGTTGGGAAGGCTGTGTGTTTTTGTGTGGAAATTTATGGTAGAAGCGACAAGAACAGAGGTTATAGGGACGATAGTGAGACTAAGACTACTTATATGGGGAAAGTTATAATTAAATTTAGTTAGAGAAAAATATATGAAAACAATAGAAATTGTAGTGCCTTGTTACAATGAAAGTGGTAATATTAGGGCGCTGTATGAGGGAGTGAGTAGTGTTTTTAAGGAAAAACTATCGGGATATGCCCTGAAAATGTTGTTTGTAGATGATGGGAGCCGTGATGGGACGTTGGAACTACTTAAAAACTTATCGGAGAGTGATGATAGGGTGAGTTATTTGTCGTTTTCGCGTAATTTTGGGCATCAATTGGCTGTGAAAGCAGGTTTGGACTACTCGGAAGGGGATGCGGTAATATCAATGGACTGTGATTTGCAACATCCGCCAGCACTTATACCAGATATGGTAGCTAAGTGGGAACAAGGTTATGAGGTGGTAGCTACCCTGCGCACTTATCCTAAGGAGACGCCTAAGAAGAAGAGGAAGAGCTCTGAACATTTTTATAAACTATTGAATTTGCTATCGGATGTGGAGATAAAAGAAGGTAGTGCAGACTTTAGATTACTGAGTAAGAAGGTGGTAGAAGTGATTAAGGAGATGGATGAGAAGGAACCTTTCTTGCGAGGTATGGTGCCTTGGGTAGGGTTCAAGCAGGTGTATATACCTTATATGGCTGAACAACGCTTTGCTGGTGAAAGTAAGTATACAGTAAAGAAGATGCTGCAACTGGCTATCACAGGGGTTACTGCTTTTAGTGTGAAGCCTTTGTACTTTGCGGTATTTTTAGGTTTTGGGTTTTCATTGCTCTCACTGCTATATATTCCGTATGTAATTTACTCTTTTCTAAATGGTTCGGAGATATCAGGCTGGGCTTCGCTCATTATGACTATTGTGTTCTTTGGAGGATTGCAGTTGATTATTTTGGGGATTATAGGGGTGTATATTGGTAAGATTTTTAAGCAGACAAAAGAAAGACCGAGCTATATTGTGAGCAAACATAACAAGTAAGAGATAAGAAATAGAAAATGATATATTTAAGTTTTGATATTGAGGAATTTGATATGCCTAAGGAATATGGGTATGATATCCCGTTTGGGCAACAAATAAGTGTTTCGAGGGAGGGGTTAATAGCAATATTAGACCTTTTAAAAAAGTACGATATACGGGCTACCTTCTTTTCGACAGTTATTTTTGCTGAACAAGTGGCGGATCTTATTCATAGGCTGATAGATGAAGGACATGAACTAGCATCACATTCATATTATCATTCGGAGTTTAAAATAGATGATTTGGAAAACTCACGCGAAACGCTAGAAGGGCTTTTTAAAGTACCTATTACGGGCTTGCGGATGCCACGAATGAAAGAAGTAAATGCTGAGGATGTGAAAAGAGCGGGATTTGAATACAACTCATCTATCAACCCTACCTATTTACCTGGGAGGTATAACAAATTGAGTAGCCCTAAGCGTTATTTTAAGGAGGGAGATCTTTGGCAGATACCCGCAGCTGTGAGTTGGTTTAGGATTCCGCTGTTCTGGCTTTCATTTCATAACTTTCCACTGTGGTTGTACAAATTTTTGCTAAAAAGGTGTGTGGCTTCGGTAGGATATGCTGCTTTGTATTTTCATCCTTGGGAATTTACAGATTTACATCAAAAAGAGTATAATTTCCCTAGTTATGTAATGCGTAATAGTGGTGAGCTGATGATAGCGCGATTTGAACAATTATTGCAGTACATTAAAAAACAAGGATGGAAGACAGGAACTTACAACCAAATAATTACTAATAAGTAATAATTAACAATATGACAGAAAAGTTATTTATTTGGTTTATGACCACTACAAGGTGGAAAAGTGGAGTACCACAGTTTTTCTATAATTCTGAACTTTTAGATTTCACAAATCCTAATAATTCTGACTGGAAATACATGAAGAACATCCCTCCTAAAATGCTTCTTAAATATAAAAGTAAAGGGACTGTTAAGTTTGATTGGGTTATCTATAGAAATAGAATAATGGTTATCTCAGAAGAGTTTCTATCTTTTATTAGAAAATATTGGAGTGAAAACCGTTATACATTGTCTGATTGTATTGTGCAAAACTCAAAAGGAGAGAGTTGTTCTAACAAGAAATACTTTGTCCTTTTTGTTTTAGAAACTGACAATACGCTTTTTACTATTGATGAAGAAGGAAAGAAACGTATAGCAGGTAATAGTTTTGAATATTTATACCCTAATATTTCAGTAAAAAGTGAGAAAGAAGGTTTTTTCTATTATGATAAATGTGCTTATGACGAGGGACTGATACTAACCACAGAAATAAAAGATATCATTTTAAAATCATTTTATAAGCCTGAAATATATGAGATAAAAGATTTCCCTACGGCTTATAATAATATGAATAAGAAAGAGGAGTTTTTACCTAAAGTAGTAATTAACAATTAACAAAATGAAATTAGATATATTAGCTTTTGGCGCGCATCCTGACGATGTAGAACTAGGTGCTGCTGGTACCATAGCAAAAGAGATTAGTACAGGCAAAAGTGTAGGTATTATTGACCTCACTCAAGGGGAGTTGGGCACACGTGGGAGCGCCGAAATACGCCATCAGGAAGCAACAAAAGCCCAAGAACTACTAGGCGTGAAAGTACGTGAAAACCTAAAGTTTCGAGATGGCTTTTTTGTAAATGATGAAATACACCAACTGGAGATTATTAAAAGAATACGAAAATACCAACCCGAAATTGTACTATGCAATGCAATTGATGACCGACATATTGACCACGGAAAAGGCAGTAAGCTGGTAAGTGACGCCTGCTTCCTTAGTGGGTTACGACGTATAGAAACCGAACTAGATGGCGTAAAGCAAACTGCTTGGCGCCCTAAAGTAGTATACCATTACATTCAATGGAAAAATATAGAGCCTGATTTTGTTGTAGATATCAAAGGCTTTATGGAAGCAAAGGTAGCAGCTGTATTAGCCTATAGCTCACAA encodes:
- a CDS encoding DUF4254 domain-containing protein, which produces MFSEKAFKVFEESIAQYHIADDVYQPFTNPYPSTDLLNHLLYRKNWIDTVQWHYEDIIRDPHIDPVAALDLKRKIDSSNQDRTDMVEYIDSYFLDFYKDVKPLPTATINTESPAWAVDRLSILALKIYHMQEEVNRPDATPEHRAKCQEKLNVLLEQKKDLSTALNQLLDDIAAGRKYMKVYKQMKMYNDEELNPILRKK
- a CDS encoding glycosyltransferase family 87 protein, with amino-acid sequence MMKRFLADYRYITILWFALAFVPVLLNVWIAGRFNNYLIFDGVFWHTIRQLPLYVAYPDEYFDTNHYGVLFSAVIAPFAILPKWLGCSLWIIANAGFLYWAVRQLPLSKKGIIVVLLIAAHDLYTAASMQQFNISVIGLLVGAFVFVERKQSHWATLLIVIGTLTKLYGIVGLAFFFFAQDKWRFVWSGLLWLGALFCLPMLYSSGEYVVQAYYDWYASLSEKNVSNLGTATYNLQNLSVLGFLQRTGIYNNNGVVILIGLLLLGLCFLKFKKYKDLDFRLLMLSAVSMFLCLFSTGTENSTYVVAYVGIGIWFAVSRLPQWLKVVLLVGAILGSLSPTDIFKPLKEGYIIRYSLRAVPVMLVWLAVIWEGFWGVGDTKEMRKI
- a CDS encoding polysaccharide deacetylase family protein, with translation MIYLSFDIEEFDMPKEYGYDIPFGQQISVSREGLIAILDLLKKYDIRATFFSTVIFAEQVADLIHRLIDEGHELASHSYYHSEFKIDDLENSRETLEGLFKVPITGLRMPRMKEVNAEDVKRAGFEYNSSINPTYLPGRYNKLSSPKRYFKEGDLWQIPAAVSWFRIPLFWLSFHNFPLWLYKFLLKRCVASVGYAALYFHPWEFTDLHQKEYNFPSYVMRNSGELMIARFEQLLQYIKKQGWKTGTYNQIITNK
- a CDS encoding Imm43 family immunity protein gives rise to the protein MTEKLFIWFMTTTRWKSGVPQFFYNSELLDFTNPNNSDWKYMKNIPPKMLLKYKSKGTVKFDWVIYRNRIMVISEEFLSFIRKYWSENRYTLSDCIVQNSKGESCSNKKYFVLFVLETDNTLFTIDEEGKKRIAGNSFEYLYPNISVKSEKEGFFYYDKCAYDEGLILTTEIKDIILKSFYKPEIYEIKDFPTAYNNMNKKEEFLPKVVINN
- a CDS encoding glutathione peroxidase; translated protein: MSVIAQNSSDNQTIYQFTVEDINGKDFAFSALKGKKIMIVNTASKCGLTPQYKDLEALYEKYKDKDFVIVGFPANNFLGQEPGSNEQIATFCSLNYGVTFPMMAKISVKGKNMHPVYEFLTQKAKNGLEDSKVQWNFQKYLIGRDGKLEKVIGPRTLPFAEEIVQWIEE
- the bshB1 gene encoding bacillithiol biosynthesis deacetylase BshB1; the protein is MKLDILAFGAHPDDVELGAAGTIAKEISTGKSVGIIDLTQGELGTRGSAEIRHQEATKAQELLGVKVRENLKFRDGFFVNDEIHQLEIIKRIRKYQPEIVLCNAIDDRHIDHGKGSKLVSDACFLSGLRRIETELDGVKQTAWRPKVVYHYIQWKNIEPDFVVDIKGFMEAKVAAVLAYSSQFYDSNSNEPTTPISDRNFLDSVTYRARDLGRLIGTDFAEGFTTERVPAVESLFQLK
- a CDS encoding ATP-binding protein, coding for MAAELILAGGVIPEIPKIVLKFRHADTEVNLWLELSQNSEWLSFGVAVLIAFGYFIYLWLSNKKKPEEWQRIVEACSLIDEEFNFIPTQKWFEDQNAKQIRNLDKRYSEERNFPFEDMDFALASLHIADRFKPLLKKDISKFKNTLRTFIESIDKEPYYSDLSTQCKFLAEKIDSLSGTATSYIELRESVNGFLSIFNNFYYDSQNNNRNDILTKGNFIREDGYILQKVLSNSWIGFRKHHTIIITGVAGAGKSHLIGDMVTQRKRANEPSILLLGQHFTSSSDPLSQIRELLDVKCRKERLLGQLDNYGKRIGKPVVIFIDAINEGAGDDLWSKFLLNLLQSIESYEYLRLVISFRISDRKNWFYDIAHNFEYAVYQHHGFKGHEREACEYMFSSFGIEQPTWPVYGEEFSNPLFLIKYCRNHERSQRPLVFTNFWTTILEYCDDTNHEIAISFKYNEAQNLVTKALRSVAELMVTARSRYNIEYQVIMKRLAQDAQYTKAPNEFFELLIDEGLLRTDIHNGVTYVNFGFERIGDYFIAEHLISNAPAKEWFKYNLGNLSEALAILVPSIKDKELIELVEKNDKEKALQAFIDSAMWRDSFTVKGDELISKIIEVKEYGLMFEIILSCPYRTDVASNGFALYDMLWNLSMVQRDAIWTILISSPSSHQSSQLMDLARWGCEASENTLNSIDNQIAKACLETLVWTLSTTWRELRDCATHAIVNILVQHKKLLLPLLEKYYFVNDPYIQERLWCAVYGALLLMQDDKNSCTVAQWVYSNVFVKKHVPEHILVRDYACNIVEFGISRGLDIRIEQGHIKVPFTDGTLPPIPSNDEITAKYDRDWKTVPENERDVYMVQHSILSSMAPEYGVRSYGDFGRYVFQSNLGGFGENVEMLSNWAIHMIFEEYGYDPNVFVHFDKNNDSHNRSHGKIERIGKKYQWIAMYRIMARMLDKYPDKDWSNEWSDPVRRARTIDPTIYPGRKSLHHQSKYKLPDFDISVPKNDLKWLKTWKNMPRIREYVLITDEDGIEWVNLFSYSKFVHEPDDDKALIRDLWTFIQAYVVNKEALSTVCDNLYHIGIEGRFFHENNEIYNVFTREFYWSTAYKNAVSIENHKRIPFSVGHKIFDEIIMEPAYLQYTLSYDDDVSSDDFVNLLLPNEWLFNGLQLKFSNDVGVWVNDKNEIVVLDNYMFSSGHSALLVRKDYLLNYLNANGKVMFWPILTERMIRSKKMGYANRTQNGGYAYMDERGIIHQKIRCYEPSNIEKKYLKLKSLIDKKTNIVLFWLHKHHFI
- a CDS encoding glycosyltransferase family 2 protein, producing the protein MKTIEIVVPCYNESGNIRALYEGVSSVFKEKLSGYALKMLFVDDGSRDGTLELLKNLSESDDRVSYLSFSRNFGHQLAVKAGLDYSEGDAVISMDCDLQHPPALIPDMVAKWEQGYEVVATLRTYPKETPKKKRKSSEHFYKLLNLLSDVEIKEGSADFRLLSKKVVEVIKEMDEKEPFLRGMVPWVGFKQVYIPYMAEQRFAGESKYTVKKMLQLAITGVTAFSVKPLYFAVFLGFGFSLLSLLYIPYVIYSFLNGSEISGWASLIMTIVFFGGLQLIILGIIGVYIGKIFKQTKERPSYIVSKHNK